From Woronichinia naegeliana WA131, the proteins below share one genomic window:
- a CDS encoding type I glyceraldehyde-3-phosphate dehydrogenase, with protein sequence MIRVAINGFGRIGRNFLRCWIGRTNSQIEVVGINDTSDPRTNAHLLRYDSMLGKLVADISADDNSLTVNGKTIKCVSDRNPLNLPWADWGVDVIIEATGVFIDYEGAGKHLKAGAKKVLITAPGKGSNIGTYVVGVNDKDYSHDQYEVISNASCTTNCLAPVAKVLHEQFGIIKGTMTTTHSYTGDQRILDASHRDLRRARAAAVNIVPTSTGAAKAVALVIPELKGKLNGIALRVPTPNVSIVDLVVQVEKNTITEQVNQVLREASEGELKGVLDYTELPLVSSDFRGTDCSSTVDGGLTMVMGGDMVKVVAWYDNEWGYSQRVVDLAEIVAKNWK encoded by the coding sequence GTGATTAGAGTTGCGATCAATGGGTTCGGACGTATCGGACGAAACTTTTTGCGATGCTGGATAGGACGGACTAACAGCCAAATTGAAGTTGTAGGGATTAACGATACCTCTGATCCCAGAACCAATGCCCACTTGCTAAGATATGATTCGATGCTAGGCAAATTGGTTGCGGATATTAGTGCCGACGACAATTCTCTGACGGTTAACGGTAAAACCATCAAATGTGTCTCCGATCGCAATCCTTTAAATCTACCTTGGGCTGATTGGGGCGTTGATGTCATTATCGAAGCCACTGGGGTATTTATTGATTATGAAGGGGCAGGTAAGCATTTAAAGGCGGGAGCCAAAAAAGTACTTATTACTGCACCAGGTAAAGGATCCAATATTGGAACCTATGTTGTTGGAGTCAATGATAAAGACTACAGCCATGATCAATATGAAGTGATTAGTAATGCGAGTTGTACGACGAATTGTCTTGCACCAGTCGCCAAAGTTTTACATGAACAATTTGGCATTATCAAAGGCACCATGACGACAACCCATAGCTACACTGGCGATCAACGTATTCTAGATGCCAGTCATCGGGATTTGCGTCGGGCCAGAGCGGCGGCTGTCAATATTGTTCCTACCTCTACTGGGGCGGCTAAGGCTGTTGCCCTTGTTATCCCTGAACTGAAAGGTAAATTAAATGGCATTGCTTTACGGGTTCCTACTCCCAACGTTTCCATTGTTGACCTGGTAGTGCAAGTTGAGAAAAACACCATTACTGAACAGGTCAATCAAGTCCTACGGGAAGCATCTGAAGGCGAACTGAAAGGCGTTTTAGACTATACCGAATTACCTTTAGTCTCCAGTGATTTCCGAGGAACCGATTGTTCTTCCACCGTTGATGGTGGTTTAACAATGGTGATGGGGGGTGACATGGTTAAGGTGGTCGCTTGGTATGACAATGAATGGGGTTATTCCCAACGGGTTGTTGATCTAGCAGAAATTGTTGCTAAAAATTGGAAATAG
- a CDS encoding DUF1796 family putative cysteine peptidase, with amino-acid sequence MYRFQLNANTEEGKSIALVGSTPALGEWDVKRAIPLRTSAAAYPLWWTELLDLHQSVASETSLLETNPDEHPIIEYKYFCLDEMGEIEWENWGSNRWLAIEPETRNQNVTVDDGAFGYIQPHPFGYLHQAIAEAPTEESTDGLKIVIIGSSVAQGQKSWLLKGWAWQLAQTLKAQGHQVVNVSEAGANVGSTIYRFPRVVAPEKPDIVIIALSLGNEGLATCKPYERRGVQRRFESGLQHLVKMTRELGARPILGGLYPHGDYFPEHHWLLWDTHNRLANWGIPILNWLAVLGDGKGRWRPEASFDPSHPNTWGHQLMYQAIDLNLFQVTKAELALERQQYQQQNGVPVYLDNNDFEISAWPEEKRLRIINPSPFPYKIAPYWRELQTDLQARAGLIPGIYIAQNHQSATLPYFSVSEDGEIETLLEIPPQTSLEYSAAFNLFSPNQAQLLFYDGHLGLLQEDKQHLRVINETEREYNVHPMWQEVQEVFKAMPSGVYYDADNPDLPFRTLMIGPDGLESRVKIPPKSSVVFAYRCPLSAISRVAILPLGARCAARMLLYKLEYDGPAFPFDLTRTTNLGDVADMIAKGFEDMWNPALLDYNAQEKRIYHRRWSGLSFAHEVEDHEDPVHNPTPIHARMYSRYQARSERFWYTIRHSDQLLFVRNGFCDRAGVIDLMEKLTEKCQGKPFRLLVLSPQSSEEYANLPQVIHYNLDFNPDRMYADVEHWLDCAQVMGTILTELGVSSQNLFWCPPKIPKIKQA; translated from the coding sequence ATGTATCGATTTCAACTCAATGCCAACACTGAAGAAGGCAAATCCATCGCCCTTGTCGGTTCTACCCCAGCCTTAGGTGAGTGGGATGTTAAGCGAGCCATTCCCCTGCGAACCAGTGCCGCAGCCTATCCATTATGGTGGACAGAGCTTCTCGATTTACATCAGAGCGTCGCATCAGAGACTAGTCTTTTAGAAACCAATCCTGATGAACATCCCATCATCGAATATAAGTATTTCTGCTTGGATGAAATGGGTGAGATTGAATGGGAAAATTGGGGTAGTAATCGTTGGTTAGCCATTGAGCCAGAGACACGAAACCAAAACGTTACGGTAGATGATGGTGCCTTTGGCTATATTCAACCCCATCCTTTTGGCTACTTACATCAAGCGATCGCCGAAGCACCGACTGAAGAAAGCACCGACGGACTAAAAATTGTCATTATTGGCAGCTCTGTGGCCCAGGGTCAGAAATCTTGGTTACTAAAAGGCTGGGCGTGGCAATTGGCCCAAACCTTAAAAGCGCAAGGACATCAGGTGGTGAATGTGTCGGAAGCGGGAGCCAATGTTGGCAGTACTATTTATCGGTTTCCGAGAGTGGTGGCCCCAGAAAAACCAGATATTGTCATTATTGCCCTTTCCCTAGGAAATGAAGGACTGGCCACCTGCAAACCCTATGAGCGTCGAGGAGTACAAAGACGTTTTGAAAGCGGATTACAGCACTTAGTCAAAATGACCAGAGAATTAGGTGCGCGTCCTATTCTCGGAGGACTTTACCCCCACGGCGATTATTTCCCTGAACATCATTGGTTGCTCTGGGATACCCACAATCGCTTGGCTAATTGGGGGATTCCCATTCTCAATTGGTTGGCTGTCTTAGGAGATGGTAAGGGACGTTGGCGGCCAGAGGCTTCTTTTGATCCGTCCCATCCGAATACCTGGGGTCATCAGTTAATGTATCAGGCTATTGATCTCAATCTGTTTCAAGTCACCAAGGCTGAGTTAGCCCTAGAACGACAACAATATCAACAGCAAAATGGGGTTCCCGTTTATCTGGATAATAATGATTTTGAAATCTCAGCCTGGCCAGAGGAGAAACGCCTACGCATTATTAATCCTTCTCCTTTTCCCTATAAAATCGCACCCTATTGGCGAGAACTGCAAACCGATCTGCAAGCCAGGGCGGGTTTAATTCCAGGGATTTACATTGCCCAAAATCATCAATCTGCTACGCTGCCCTATTTTTCGGTATCCGAGGACGGGGAGATCGAAACCTTACTCGAAATTCCTCCCCAGACCAGCCTCGAATATAGCGCAGCCTTTAACCTCTTTTCCCCCAATCAGGCTCAACTGCTCTTTTACGATGGTCATTTAGGACTGTTGCAGGAGGATAAACAGCATCTACGGGTCATTAATGAAACGGAGCGCGAATATAATGTCCATCCCATGTGGCAAGAAGTGCAGGAAGTGTTTAAAGCCATGCCCTCCGGCGTTTATTACGATGCCGATAATCCGGATCTTCCCTTTCGGACGTTGATGATTGGCCCCGATGGTTTGGAAAGTCGAGTCAAGATTCCCCCTAAATCTTCCGTTGTCTTTGCTTACCGTTGTCCTTTGTCGGCTATTAGTCGGGTGGCGATCCTGCCTTTGGGGGCGAGATGTGCGGCTAGGATGTTGCTTTATAAGTTGGAATACGATGGCCCCGCTTTTCCCTTTGACCTAACTCGCACAACCAATCTGGGTGATGTGGCTGATATGATTGCCAAGGGTTTTGAGGATATGTGGAACCCAGCCCTCTTGGACTACAATGCCCAGGAAAAACGGATTTATCATCGTCGTTGGTCAGGTTTGTCTTTTGCCCATGAGGTGGAAGATCACGAAGATCCCGTACATAATCCCACTCCTATCCATGCTCGGATGTACAGCCGTTATCAGGCCCGTTCAGAGCGTTTCTGGTACACAATTCGTCATAGTGATCAGTTACTGTTTGTTCGTAATGGTTTCTGCGATCGCGCTGGTGTGATCGATCTGATGGAAAAACTAACTGAAAAATGTCAGGGAAAACCGTTTCGCCTTTTAGTTCTATCCCCCCAATCCTCAGAAGAATATGCCAATTTGCCCCAGGTCATTCACTACAATTTAGACTTTAATCCAGATCGAATGTATGCTGATGTCGAGCATTGGTTAGACTGTGCCCAGGTGATGGGGACTATTTTGACCGAGTTAGGGGTTTCTAGCCAAAATTTATTCTGGTGTCCTCCTAAAATCCCAAAGATAAAGCAAGCATAA
- a CDS encoding DUF3685 domain-containing protein, protein MTALANQTQVQVIGQVDNAQALWEQCKHQVPDLVLLDPLFLHSSTSGWELCQSLRRTYPDLKICLLTASLDYSQLLKAKAKGIEGYFPKGTAIARIVTGLEKIYQGETDWLDAPTTSPRTPLSPQYRWLLPFFQSGLGQIDHHLTAVEEVLEQTTLSGFDQLFWSGRKRELQTAQWLVKHLMPASLRWQTQQLAVSFPYSPPSPSSPSSPSPPLLSNSSIIESYNSSSFLIQKTYANLQILTRNLTSTPLELDILQDLKRQELLLLVLNQVQTVVRELQALEITPEQLPDNFSPMLVEIWQTVTLSFFGKYCSPKSSYRLDTIQAILTPYRELIQTESLNKIPFVAEILQYLLFTETSETSGISLSSEPENGQAKPFENLSRLELYLHHLIVQLANSVMVFILNYFSDNEEIKQTLYQTDLLSSREIAKFRNNLAWHYQLNRYWLEPTNIFESHYQLFYFSPQGIALTTVYSPRQAELAQLQGLARTVTLLLELRDALSPRLRSLVKFLGKGFVFALTQVIGRAIGLMIKGILQGIGNSWQETRYSRSRSSNFDKF, encoded by the coding sequence GTGACAGCCTTGGCAAATCAGACCCAGGTGCAGGTTATAGGTCAAGTCGATAATGCCCAAGCGTTATGGGAGCAATGCAAACATCAAGTTCCCGATCTGGTTCTTCTCGATCCGCTTTTTCTCCACAGTTCTACTTCGGGTTGGGAACTTTGTCAGTCGTTGCGTCGTACCTATCCCGATCTTAAAATTTGTTTATTAACTGCCAGTCTGGACTATTCTCAGTTATTAAAGGCTAAAGCCAAGGGCATAGAAGGTTATTTTCCCAAGGGAACGGCGATCGCCCGCATTGTCACCGGTCTGGAGAAGATTTATCAGGGAGAAACGGATTGGCTAGATGCTCCCACTACCTCCCCTCGAACCCCACTGTCTCCTCAATATCGGTGGTTATTGCCATTTTTTCAATCCGGCTTAGGGCAAATTGATCACCATTTAACAGCCGTAGAAGAAGTTCTGGAGCAAACGACCCTTTCTGGTTTTGATCAACTCTTTTGGTCTGGACGCAAACGAGAACTACAAACCGCTCAATGGTTAGTCAAACATCTGATGCCTGCCTCTTTACGGTGGCAAACCCAACAGTTAGCAGTTTCTTTCCCCTATTCCCCTCCTTCCCCCTCTTCCCCCTCTTCCCCGTCTCCTCCTCTACTTTCCAACTCATCCATTATCGAAAGCTATAACTCCTCCTCTTTCCTCATTCAAAAAACCTACGCTAACCTGCAAATTTTAACGAGAAATCTGACTTCAACACCCTTAGAATTAGATATTTTACAGGATTTAAAACGTCAGGAATTATTGCTATTGGTCTTAAATCAGGTTCAAACAGTGGTGAGGGAACTTCAGGCTCTAGAGATTACACCAGAGCAGTTACCTGATAATTTTAGTCCGATGTTAGTGGAAATCTGGCAAACGGTTACGCTGTCTTTCTTTGGTAAATACTGTAGTCCCAAAAGTTCCTATCGTCTTGATACGATTCAAGCAATTTTAACCCCTTATCGAGAATTGATTCAAACAGAAAGTTTAAATAAAATCCCCTTTGTTGCTGAAATTCTGCAATATTTATTGTTTACAGAGACATCAGAAACATCAGGGATCAGTTTGAGTAGTGAACCAGAAAATGGCCAAGCCAAGCCTTTTGAAAATTTGAGTCGTCTGGAATTATATCTTCATCATTTAATTGTGCAGTTAGCCAATAGTGTTATGGTGTTTATCTTAAATTACTTTTCTGATAATGAAGAAATTAAACAAACCCTTTATCAAACGGATTTATTATCCTCACGGGAAATTGCTAAATTTCGCAATAACCTCGCCTGGCATTATCAACTGAACCGATATTGGCTAGAACCCACCAATATTTTTGAAAGTCACTATCAACTGTTTTATTTTTCGCCCCAAGGCATTGCCCTCACCACCGTTTATTCCCCTCGACAAGCGGAATTAGCCCAGTTGCAAGGTTTGGCTAGAACGGTGACGTTACTACTGGAATTACGAGATGCCCTTTCACCCCGACTGCGATCGCTCGTTAAATTTTTAGGCAAGGGTTTTGTGTTTGCCTTGACCCAGGTGATTGGTAGAGCGATCGGATTAATGATTAAGGGCATTCTTCAGGGAATTGGCAATAGTTGGCAGGAAACCCGTTACAGCCGCAGCCGCAGCAGTAATTTTGATAAATTCTGA
- a CDS encoding transcriptional repressor — MKNPEGLLRPIYSLSDALNRCQTLGMRVSRQRRFILELLWQAKEHLSAREIYDRLNQQGKNIGHTSVYQNLEALSSQGIIECVERCDGRLYGHISDSHSHINCLDTQQIIDIHIELPPDLLATIEAQTGVKITDYRIDFFGYKEPLPTLPNKAFNLR, encoded by the coding sequence ATGAAGAATCCCGAAGGGTTGCTGCGGCCAATTTACTCCCTAAGTGACGCACTCAATCGTTGTCAAACTCTGGGAATGCGGGTCAGTCGGCAAAGGCGTTTTATTTTAGAGTTGCTTTGGCAGGCCAAGGAACATCTTTCAGCCAGGGAAATCTATGATCGTCTGAACCAGCAAGGTAAAAACATTGGCCATACTTCGGTTTATCAGAATTTAGAAGCATTATCGAGTCAAGGAATTATTGAGTGCGTGGAACGTTGTGATGGTCGGCTCTACGGCCACATTAGCGATTCCCATAGTCATATTAATTGTTTAGATACCCAGCAAATTATCGATATTCATATTGAATTACCCCCCGATCTTCTAGCGACCATTGAGGCTCAAACCGGCGTTAAGATTACAGACTATCGTATTGATTTTTTTGGTTATAAAGAGCCATTGCCAACGCTGCCAAACAAGGCTTTCAATTTACGTTAA
- a CDS encoding ISKra4 family transposase: MTAKLINVEGSKIKIELTLELSRSMLDTEINIQKGLNEVGCIASKEALKYLDTDGSPLKIGEEIWKSKGEQPKEYQTPYGEVIVNRHVYQRSVGGKTYCPLEREARIIITSTPLLAKQVSSKMSGMAGKEVKNDLLENHGRKVALSYIQRLSEAVGSVVQAKEEAWSYAPPKEDSQIATVGIGLDGTCMLMCEDGYREAMVGTVSLYDSEGERQHTIYLGAAPEYGKKSFLERLEREIERAKNRYPEATLVGIADGAESNWKFLEKQTEEQILDFYHASGYLGALAEALHPNTVSKQKEWLTENCRELKHEKGKAGELLNLMKEVKEEKSHSKNLTEKLQAAITYYENHQHQMDYAEYIEKKYPIGSGVTEAACKTLVKQRLCCSGMRWKEKGAGIILSLRALVLTKERWSQFWAKLDQYGFPVEP; the protein is encoded by the coding sequence ATGACAGCAAAACTAATTAATGTAGAGGGTTCAAAGATAAAAATAGAACTAACATTAGAACTCAGTCGTTCAATGTTGGATACAGAAATAAATATTCAAAAAGGCTTAAACGAAGTAGGTTGCATCGCCAGCAAAGAAGCCTTGAAATATTTAGATACAGATGGTTCACCCTTAAAAATCGGTGAAGAAATCTGGAAGAGTAAGGGAGAGCAACCGAAAGAATATCAAACACCTTATGGTGAGGTTATAGTGAATCGTCATGTATATCAGCGTTCAGTAGGAGGAAAAACGTATTGCCCCTTAGAAAGAGAAGCAAGGATAATCATAACATCAACGCCATTATTGGCAAAACAGGTATCCTCAAAAATGTCAGGGATGGCAGGCAAAGAGGTGAAAAATGATTTATTAGAAAATCATGGTAGAAAAGTAGCGCTATCCTATATCCAAAGATTGAGTGAAGCAGTAGGAAGTGTGGTACAGGCAAAAGAAGAAGCGTGGAGTTATGCCCCGCCCAAGGAGGATAGCCAAATTGCAACAGTGGGAATAGGATTAGATGGAACCTGTATGCTGATGTGTGAGGATGGCTACCGTGAAGCAATGGTGGGAACCGTTTCCCTATACGATAGTGAAGGCGAACGTCAACATACAATCTATCTAGGTGCGGCACCAGAGTATGGAAAAAAGAGTTTTCTAGAAAGATTAGAAAGAGAAATTGAGCGAGCGAAAAACCGTTATCCAGAGGCAACATTGGTCGGGATAGCAGACGGGGCAGAATCAAATTGGAAGTTTTTAGAAAAGCAAACGGAAGAACAGATATTAGATTTCTATCATGCCTCTGGTTACTTAGGTGCCTTGGCAGAAGCGTTGCATCCGAATACCGTGTCAAAACAAAAAGAATGGTTGACTGAAAATTGTCGAGAACTCAAGCATGAAAAAGGAAAAGCAGGAGAACTGCTAAATCTGATGAAAGAAGTCAAAGAAGAAAAAAGTCATTCTAAGAATCTTACCGAGAAACTACAAGCGGCGATTACTTATTACGAGAATCATCAGCATCAAATGGATTATGCTGAATACATAGAGAAAAAGTATCCGATTGGTTCAGGTGTTACGGAAGCAGCTTGTAAGACGTTGGTCAAACAACGATTATGTTGTTCAGGGATGCGATGGAAGGAAAAAGGAGCAGGAATTATTTTGAGCCTACGAGCTTTGGTATTGACCAAGGAACGATGGAGTCAATTTTGGGCAAAACTTGATCAATATGGGTTCCCTGTAGAACCCTGA
- a CDS encoding alpha/beta hydrolase, giving the protein MLLLQNAVIYRFLSHKCISLIAFTKSGGYDSFAALLPTLLPSTLIIWGEEDKILGTKAATKFQQRIPQSRLCWIPECGHVPHLEKATETATAILDFIT; this is encoded by the coding sequence ATGCTATTGTTGCAAAATGCGGTAATATATCGCTTTCTGTCGCATAAATGTATCAGCTTAATTGCCTTTACCAAGAGTGGGGGTTACGACTCTTTTGCAGCTCTGTTACCCACCTTATTACCCTCAACGCTGATTATCTGGGGCGAAGAGGACAAAATTTTAGGAACAAAAGCGGCTACCAAATTCCAACAAAGGATTCCCCAGAGTCGATTATGTTGGATTCCTGAATGTGGCCATGTTCCCCACTTAGAAAAAGCAACCGAAACGGCAACAGCAATTCTCGATTTTATTACCTGA
- a CDS encoding transposase yields the protein MLTWAHYRFKQVLKNKAELSGCQVFDVTEEFTSKTCMKCGHIHTKLGGSKVFRCPVCDHVIPRDWNGALGIMLKALSGTTFTLSNEGDAIVAKCGNISLSVA from the coding sequence ATGTTGACCTGGGCGCATTATCGGTTCAAACAAGTCCTTAAAAATAAAGCTGAGTTAAGTGGCTGTCAGGTGTTTGACGTGACAGAAGAATTTACCAGCAAAACTTGTATGAAATGCGGACATATCCACACAAAACTAGGTGGTTCTAAGGTTTTTCGATGTCCCGTTTGTGACCACGTTATTCCACGCGATTGGAATGGTGCTTTGGGTATTATGCTCAAGGCTTTGTCGGGTACGACCTTCACTCTCAGTAACGAGGGTGATGCTATTGTTGCAAAATGCGGTAATATATCGCTTTCTGTCGCATAA